Below is a genomic region from Spirosoma radiotolerans.
TCGTGGTTGCCGGTCAGTAACATAGCGCCCTGCGACAGGCAAACGTTGTCGCCAATGTGTACTTCGCTCAGGTTATCAATCCAAACCTGCTCCCCAATCCAGACTTCATTTCCAACGTGAAGTAACCAGGGATATTTAATATTTACGCCGGGCTTCACCACGACCTTATTTCCGATTTTGGCCCCAAACAGGCGAAGAATCGCTAGTTTGAGCGAAATGGGTAGTGGCAGATAGGTATTTATAAAAACTGAATTCGTTATAAACCAGAGGATTATCTTCCAGCGTGGGCCGGGATTATACCAACTGATGTTGAACCGGGACAGATCCGTTTTGCCATTTTGTTGGTCTGATTTATGACTGGCCAACCCGCTCGGGTCGGTTTGGTCGAAGGTCTTTGCCATATTCCGTCAGGAAATAGTTGATGATTGCGTCTTTATCGGTACCAACCCGAATGCTCACTTCCAACAGTTTGGCGTCGACCAGAAAACGGTACCAAAGCGCCTGAAGCGAACACCAGACGAAGCCTGGCCGCCCATCCAGAAACCCCATCCGAATAAAATACCGGTAGATGAAGTACAGGATTGGGCGCGTAAATAAAGGAAGAGACGCATATTTTTCTTTCAGGAAACGCATGCGCTGATCCTGTGTCCCAAACAAATTAGCCTCAACGGTCTCTGCCTGATCGAATTGATACCGGTAGTTGAGCAGATTGATCATTTCCAGAATGGTGTAATGATTATGCTTCTGGGTCCACCAGGTCAAATTGTTAAGGTTGTGGTCAACAATGTCATGCGCGAACTGAATCGACTCGCCTTTGGTGAGTTTAATGTGCTCATCGTGCCACACCTGTTCACAGAAGCCGTCGCCCCGTCGCCACAGCCGAAGCAGCCAAATAGGATAAAACCCACCGTGGCGCATCCAGCGATTCAGGAAAAATACACGTCTTTTCACGTAAACTCCCCCTACATTAGCTGGCAAACCAGTGAGTCGCTGATTGATCTCCCCGGCTAATTCGGGCATCACATACTCGTCGGCGTCCATTCGCATCAGCCAGGTTGTTTCAAAGGGCGTGTGTTCAATTCCGTAGTTGAATTGAGTCGCGTAGTTTACCCAGGCATTCTGAACGACCGTAGCGCCCAGTGAGCGGGCAATCTCAACCGTTCTGTCGGTTGAAAATGAATCAACTATAAATATTTTATTTGTAAACGGAAGCAGGCTCTGTAAACAGCGAGTAATGTGTTTTTCCTCGTTATGAGTCAGGATGATGACGGATACGTCGGTCATACGCTAGGTTACCATCGAAGCGAAAAAGTGGCTTTTTCTGATACAGTTTTGGTGTAAAGGCTTTATTTTTACTCGTCTTTTCAGCGATCGAGAAATCATGCAATATTATAACTTTTTTTATACTCCACAAAGCTAATGAATAGACTTTACATAGGTGTTATATTGTTTTTGTACTATTTTCCAGCTTCAGGCCAGCTTATTTTTCAACAACTACCCCACGAACTTCAACTCTACCCACGTGATGCCAACAACCAGGCTGTTGTCACAATCAGTGGGCGTATGAACGCCCCTGGATACACTAAAATCGGCGTACAGGTGTTCCGGGAGGATTCCCTGACAAACGTGATCAGCCAGACCCTCGTGGCTACCGACAGCGCTGCTGCCTTTACGTTGGCACCCGTTATCAAAGCCGAACCTGCGGAATATTCGTTTCGCGTGTTTATCTATAAAAATCTCGATTCGACCCTTGTCGCCAACTCCAGGCGGGTGGTTTGTGGCGATGTGTACATTCTGGATGGGCAGTCGAATGCGCTGGCCCTGACAGATCTTGACGTTTTGTACTCTTTCAACTTCAATGATAAGTACTTGCGCAACGTCACGTATCCGTATATGGGGTCACCGACCCAGATGAGCTGGTATCCAGCCAAGCAGCCTTTTGGCACCGTCGGGGGCTTCGGTCTTACTCTGCAACGGCTGATTCTTGAAAACTTTGGGATTCCAACCTGCGTGATGAATGGTGGGCAGGGCGGTACGTCCATTGAGGCCTTAACCATTCGTGATCCGATCAACCATGCGAACCCAATTACGTTTTATGGTGATTTGCTGAACCGGGCAAAATGGGCGGGCGTTGCGACACAGACAAAAGCCATTATCTGGAAACAGGGTGAGGAAGATGCCGGAAGCGCGCTACCTGGTTATCCGGCGAAGTTTGCCAAGCTTTACAGTCAGTTTCGGGAAGACTATGGCAATGCCCGTATCTATGTTGGGCAGATCAATATTCTGGCGAACCCTTCAGATAGTGCAGCTGCGCTGCGCGATTTTCAGCGACGCACAAAATACCTCTTCATGAACGTAGAAACCGTGGCTACCGTTGGCACGCCGGGTTATGATGGGGTTCACTACAGCGGGTTAGCGCACCAGCGGCTGGCTTTCGAGCAATTTCGGCTGATCGCCCGTGACATTTACGGATCGAAGGACACCGCACAAATTAATTCGCCTGACATTAAGAAAACATTCTATAACAACCGGAAAGATTCGATTACGCTGGTGTTTGATGATCAGATGCAAATGGTCTGGAAGAAAGACACCACCTTCTATAATTTTGCCACGGGGGCGCAGATTGCTTATCGCCAGCAGAAAGATTTCTTTTACCTGGATGGACAATCCGGGCTGGTAACGGATGGATTGGCCAAGAATAACCGGGTGATCCTTAGCCTGAAACAGCCGTCGACGGCTAAGAAACTTCGGTATCTACCTGCTTATTTTTCCGACGCGGCCTCACCATTTTATGACGGTCCCACCCTCCGGAATACGCGGGGTATGCGGGCGTTCTCATTCGATGCCGTGCCCATTGCCGATGCGATAGCCCCCGTAACGACTCTGGCGGCACGCCCTATTTCTGAAAAACAGATTCAGTTGAACTGGACGGCATCTGCTGGTTCACAAACCCAGTTTCTGGAACGGGCCGATGACACACCCACGACGTTCAAACTGATTGCCACCTTGAACGGAACGGCAAACACCTTTACCGATACCAACCTGCCCAATATGTTTGGCACCTATTATTACCGACTGCGGGCATTGAGTACGGTCTCTGAATCGACCTACAGCAACATGATCAGTGCACGACCGCTGGTGCTCGGCGTTGAACCAACGGAGCCCGCGGTGCAACTGTATCCGAACCCGATAGCGGCTGACCGTACGCTTTATGTGCAAACGGATCTGGTCACCATTACGGACGTAACCGTGCGTAACGTACTTGGGCAGACGGTAAAGTACTGGCATGGATCTGCCCGAAAAACGCTGTCAATTGTCCTGAACGATCTGGAAGCGGGAGTATACCTGGCCGAGCTTCAAACCGTCGAGGGGCAGTTACTCCGCCGGAAAGTAGTGGTTCGTTGATAAACGAATACTGGCTTTCTGGTCGGAATATGTAGTTTTGTGTCTCTAACACTAGCTGACCGTTTATGCGCCTTGTGATTCTTACGCAGGATGACCCGTTCTACCTCGCCCGTAACATTGATTATCTGCTCAAAAAGTTACCGCCTTATGCCGAAGTTGTCGCCACGGTTGTGTTCGATGTATCGCCATTTGGCAAGCGGGAAAGCTTCAGTGAAAAAATAAAGAAGACGTACGATATTTTTGGCTTACCCTTTTTTCTGCGGTATGGATTCAAATTCGTCACCTCCAAACTTGACAGTCGCAACAATGTCCGCAAAGTGCTGTCTGACCGGAATATTCCGCTGATTCACATTGAAGGAAATATCAATAAGGACGAAAACCTGGATAAGCTCAGAGAATACAAGCCCGATCTGTTTGTCTCGATTGCGGGGAATCAGATTTTCAAACGTAAACTGCTGGATGTGGCCACGCATGGCTGTATCAATTTACACACGGCCTTACTGCCTAAATACCGAGGCTTGATGCCTTCCTTCTGGGTGCTCAAAAATGGGGAAACGCACACGGGCGTTTCGGTATTTTTCGTCGATGAAGGGATTGATAATGGTCCGATTCTGGTGCAAAATAAACTTGCCATTGGGAACATGAGCCAGGCCGAACTGATCGATGTGACAAAGAAGATGGGCATGGATGCTATCCTTGAATCCATCGACAAAGTGCACACGGGGAACTATGAGTTGATCGAGAACGACGCGTCTCAGATGACTTACTTCACGTTCCCCACCCGCGAGGATGTGAAGGCCTTTCTGGCAGCCGGAAAGCGGTTTTATTAAGGAGTAGATAAGTTAGCCAGGAACCTGTTTTAGGTCATGGGCCGATGGTTGGCTGCTGTTATGTGTAAGCAGCTTACTCACGTACTGACCGTAAATTCATGAATATACTGACGTTTGATATTGAAGAGTGGTTTCATATCCTCGATAATGCATCGACCCGTACGGAGGCTGAGTGGAGCCAGTACGAGACGCGGATTTACCAGAATATGGATCGCATTTTTCAGCTTCTGGACGAAACCAACAGCCGGGCAACGTTCTTTTGCCTGGGATGGGTAGCCGATAAACACCCCGATATCATTCGGCGAATCGACGCGGCTGGCTACGAAATCGCGACCCATTCGTATGCGCATCAATTGGCCTACGAACAGACACCGGCTGAGTTTCAGGCCGATCTGGAGCGGTCTATCAAGCATTTGCAGGATTTGACGGGCAAAAAAGTCCGGTCCTATCGGGCACCAGGCTTTTCGATCAAGGAATTTAACCGCTGGGTATTTCCGATTCTGCTGGAGCAAGGTATTGACATCGATTGCTCCGTATTTTCGGCCCGGCGTTCGCATGGGGGCGACGCATCGCTGAATATGTTTTCGCCCGGTTATCTGAACGTGGAGGGTACGTTGTTAAAAGAATTTCCGATCAACACGGCCGCCGTGCTGGGGCAGGATTTGATCTTTTCGGGGGGCGGGTATTTTCGATTGTTCCCGTATCGGGTCATCAAAGGCTTTATGCGACGCTCCGATTATGTAATGACCTATTTCCATCCCCGCGACTTCGATGCCGAACAACCCATGATTCCAGGGTTGAGCCGCGCCAGACGATTCAAGTCGTATTATGGGCTGGAAAACTGCCTGCCCAAGCTGAAGAAGCTGCTGCTGGAGTTTCCCTTCGTCGATTTGTCAGAAGCCGACAAACAGGTTGACTGGGCAAATGTGGTTCGGCGGGATGTGAAACGGTAGTTATTTTTTCCTGACCACCTTTGTGTATTCATCCAGAAGCTGCTTGGCCACAATATCGATATCATACTTTGCCTTCAGTAAAGCTGTTGCGTTTTTGCTGACTTGCTGGCGCAGTTGATCGTTGCCAAGGAGTTTTTCCAATCCGTCCCGAACGGCTTCCGGTGTTAAGCTAGTTAGGAGCCCGGCCGCTTCGTGGGCGCGAATAACCTCGCCAAAGCCTACCCGGTCGGATACCAGTGTGGGGGTTCCGGCAGCCATCGCTTCGAGAACAGCCATCGAAAAGCCTTCCGAGTAGGAGGGTAGGGTAAACAGGTCGGCATCAGCCAGCGCTGCTTTTTTGTCATCACCTGTGAGCATACCAACCATCCGGATGGAGTCGCTAAGATCATGCTGGGCAATGAATTGACGAGCCGTGGCTTCGTACCCATCATCGGAGCCTGCCAGGGCCAGCACGGTGTCCGGATGTTGCCGAACATAGTCCCGGAAGCCCGGCAACAGTAAATCAAGTCCTTTCTTGGCGTTTAAGCGGCTCATGAACAAGACTAATTTCCTGTCCATGGGCAGGCCAAACTTCTGACGAAAGCTACCTTTTGGCGGGAGCGTCGTGAAATCGCTCATCTTCACCCCATTGGGAATAATGACGATGTTGGGGTGAGCATGCCCGAGATACCGTAATACATCGGCCTGCTCATCGACATTGTTTATCTGAACCAAGTCCGCCCGCTCTAAATAGGCTTTCTGGGCCAGCCTATCCATAAGTTGCTTTTTCCAGTTATTGTGCGCATACACCCACCGATCCAGCACCCCATGAATGGTGATCACTTTGGCAACGGATTTGTCGATCATGAAGGGTGCCAGCACCCCAAAATGCCACAGTCCATGGCAATGAATCAGATCATATTCGTGCGCATGCTGCTTGAGAAATTGATAGAGTTCGCCGGAAAATTCACGAAAAAAGCGACTGATAACCGGCGTTCGCTGGCACAGAATGAGCCGCGCCCCCTCGGGTAGCGGATAAGGCTTTTCGCCCGGAGAAATTGGACTAAGAATATCTACCTGATGCCCATACCGGAGTACGACTTCTGTATGATCGAAAATAATCTTGGGAGGGCCACCTGCCTGCCAGGTGTAAGCGCAGATATTTAAAATTCGCATATATACCGCGAAATAACCGATTAATTCTTGATTTTACGAACCACGACAAACAGTAGGCTACGCATCAAATGGATTGAGCCGTTGGGACAACAACGAACTCTTCGTGTTTATTGACAGGCGCTTTGTTCGATAAATAGGCTGGAAATAAGTGCTCAACGCCGACAAACCGAATCATCAGGGACAGCGGAAACCAAAAAGAGATTTCATTGGGGCGCCCATTTGTAAATAATTGAACGAAAACAAGGAGGTAGAAGTACGCCAGAAAAGTGCTTAAATCATTCGGGTTCTTCCGCATGATTCGTATGGCATCATAGAAAACCAAGCCATTGATGCCCCCGAACAGAAGCAGGCCCGGGATGCCATGATTAGTAAAGGCTTCAACAATGGGAACATCCAGGTACGTATACTTGTAGCCGTAGCCAAGAATTAACTTATGGATGTGCTCGCCCGACAGGGAATTGCGAAGGAAGACACCACTGACCGATCGGTTGGCTGCCGAATCGTCCAGAACCGCCTGGTAATCAGCGCCCTGCGCTTTCATTCCTAACAGAGCATACACGTTGTCCAGGTTTTTTGCTAAGAAGCCCGACACGTAATCATACAGAACGAGATAGATGGTGTAATACCGCTGAAAAAAGTAGATAATACCCATAAAACCAACCACCATGATTAGAATGGGAATGGGTTTGACAAGACTACGGACGGCCGTGCGAATCTGAGCGGGCCGAACGTTGAAATACATAAATAAACTGACGGCAAGAATGAGCGCTACTATAGCCGACCGTGTTTGCGTCAGCACCAGCACGGCCAGGTTGACGGCTCCCGCAAAGAAACAGAGCAGTTTAAAGATGACGTTGGATTGCGGTCGGAACAAGCCAATAGCACAGGCAATAATACCAATGAAGGCGTTCCGGGAAAACACGTGCGGGTTCCCCGAGCCTTCATCCCCATTATTTAGGGTAATGGTTGCCCGTTGCCCAATGGCCCAGGTAGGGTCGGTTATCAGGGCATAAATAAGTCCCAGGTTCGATACCAGCGTAAAGAGCACCACAATGGGGATAAATACCGGAATGATATCGTTGGGAATATTGATCAGCAGAAACAGAAAAATCAGGATATAGGCGAAATAGATCATATCCTTGTCATATTCGTCAAAGCCGGGCACGCCATTGAAAAAGAACATGTAGAAGATAATGAGTAGCAAAAAGCTGATGCCTATCCAGAATGTGGTCGTATTAGGCCGATATAACCGACGAAATATCGTGAATGGAATCATCAGCAATAGACCACCCGCCAGCGCTGCCGCCGTAAAGGTTGTGCTCGCTGGAGCCAGTTTCATGGTTTCCCGAAAAAAGAAAATAAGCGGGTAACCATCCACAATAATACAGATACCGACAACCATTCGCATATAGTTGAGTGTCTGCACAAAGCGAATGAAATTGTTCATGTAAGCCTACTGGTTTATAGTTTGTACTATGTCTTTTGAGCTGATCACGATAACGGATCAACTGGCTAAACTACTGCCTGGATCGGTTCAGTCGGAGCCGATGCTGAACGTAGCCAAATTCACCTTTGAGAATAAACGTCAATAATTTACGCAACCGGCTATACCGTTGCCAAAAGGCAGCGCCCAGTGCTGAGGTCAGCATCGGTTGATACCGGTCTCGTACCATCTGATGTTCCTGAAGCCCTACTGTAGCCGCTATGGTTGATGATTTGGCATCGGGCTGCACCCGAAATCCGCCCCAAAAGCCGTTTACGTGTCGGAATCGCATGCCGGGCTGTACACCCAGACGAGCCACAATTTCGTAATCAATCACAAACCGAAGGCTTTCATCCAGCATACCAAACTGGATCAGCCGCTCACGTCGGATAAACAGGGATTGATTAAACACCTGCATGCCTTCGTAAATATGACATTCAACGGAGAAATCGGGTGCTCGCATCTCTTCCAGAATAACGTCTTCTTCATCCGTAATGTACATGTCGCCGAAAAAAACGTCGGTATCCGGTGCTTTACGCCAGGCGTCGGCTACGCACAGCAGAGCGTTTGGGGCAAACACATCATCCGAATTCTGAAAGGCAACATAATCGCCCGTTGCCCGTCTGAAGCCCTTATTGATGGCATCCGTCTGTCCTTTGTCTTTCTCACTGACCCAACCGGCGAGATAGGGCTCGTACTTTTTTATGATCTCCAGGCTACCATCGGTAGATCCGCCATCCATTATGAAATACTCCAGATTTGGGTAATGCTGGTTGAGCACGCTCAAGATAGTACGCTCCAGATACTGCGCCTGGTTATAGGAAGGCGTAACGACCGTTAATTTCGGGTAGGCTTGTGCGTTCGCTGATTTCGCCAACGGACGGTAGGATTGCGTTACAAAGGAACGAAGGGATTGGGATGCCTGGCTCATGCAGTCAATTAGTGGAGAGATTGGTAGACCTCTAATGTCTGTCGGGCTGTTTGATCGCACGAAAAGTTGCGCAATCGCTCCGTGCCTTTCCGGCGTAAGTCTGCCTGAAGAGCATCATCTGTCAACACACGTTCAACGGCCCCGGCAATGGAGTCATCATCTTCAGGATCGAAGTACAAAGCCGCATCGCCACCCACTTCGGGTAGTGAACTTCGATTGCTTAACACCACCGGACAACCACTGCTGTAAGCCTCCAGCACCGGAATACCGAAGCCTTCGTTGAGCGATGGAAAGACAAACGCGCGGGCATGCCGATAGAGGGCGATCAGACTGGTATCATTGGCCGGTCGATAGTGAACACGATTGACGAGCCCAGCCGCGTGAAACAAGGCTTGTTCATCCTGACTAAAGACACCACCTCCTGCACAAATAAGGTGCAAATCGGGGTGGCGATATAATACAGGCTGGATAGCCCGAAAAAAGCCATCGAAATTTTTGTACAACCCACGTTTGCCAACATACAGCAGATAAGGCGCTTCTAAAGGCGCGGCAAGCGTTTCAGAAGCGGGCAACGACTCACCCAGCGTGGTGCCCAGATGAATCACTTTTATCTTTTCCGGCTCAACGGGGAAAAAGCGCAGAATTTCCTGCTTCGAGAATTCCGAAACCGAAATAATGCAGTCGGCCCGACGCATTAACTGCTTTTTCAGGTCGTACAAGCCTTCGCCTACTTCCGGATACTGCTTGCCATAGCGTTCGCTGGTGGCGTCGTGAAAGGTGAGCACAAAAGGCTTGCTACCAATGGCATTCAGAAAATACCGATGGTAGTATGTAGGATGAAAAATGTCGAATTTGCCCGCCTTTACCCGTTGGAGGCTATAGAGCCGGTTCAGTACGGAGGCAATTCGGTGGGCGTTCCGTACCTGTGCCAGACTCCGGTAGCGCAGGTGGCGACTGAACGACGTTTGATCGAGGTATTCGTTATTGGATAACCGAAGCGACAGTTCAAATTCGATATCGGATCGTTTAGCAAAAGAACGCATCAATTCGAAAAAATAACGTGAAACGCCCCCGTAGGATACGCCCGTGAACGATTGATGGTCGTAGAGTACTTTCATGAAGGGAAATCTACAGCCCAGCCGGGTTGTATTTTTCTGAGATGATTTACCTGCAAAAATAGACTTATTGATTGATAAAACCTTGCCAGCCGGTTATTATTCGGTGAGCGGCCTCAGTTTATGACAGGAATATGAACCCGGTCAATAAAACGGGTCAGGCGTTGCAGGGATTCTCGGGCGGTATGTCGCCAGCCGCGCAACACGACTGGTTCCGGTTGGTTGCCATAGGCAGGCTTTATCGTATCAATAGCCAGTGCCTGATGGGCCTTGAGCTGTTGACGGTAACTGGTCACTAAGGAATCAATCGCAGGCTGTTGTGTAAGCTGAAGCCGGTTCTGATAAGGGAAAAATCCCTCGTCAGGGTTTTCCAGACCTTTAAAATTAATAAACTGCAGGGGTTGATGCGAGCCTGCGGGACCAGATACCTTCCAGATGCTATCGGCTTGTTGAATGGTTCGTTCGGGGAGATTCCAGAGCGCAACATGCCACCCCGGATTTCGGATAACGTGTACATCCCGGAAGAAGACGGGGACATGCATCAGCCATAACTGATCCAGACAGAGACCGGCGCAGAAGTCGATAAAAGCTCGCTCGCGTACCCGATCATCCCACCAGGCCAACAAGCGGTCGGTCTCGGCTGATCGGCGAAAGGCTAGAAAATCGGCGCTATACAGGCCAACGTTCTGAAAAAACATTTCATCCGGCCAGCAGGAATCGCCCGGACTTTTCGTGATGAAGGGCGTGATTAGCGCGGTTGATGTCACGAGTTGTTCCCAAATGGAAGACAGGGGGGCCAAAAATTGAATAGACGGATCGGCATACAGCAGCTTATCCTCCTGAGGAAAGCGCCTGAACGCTTCCGCAATGAACAGCGGCTTGCACGCAGCGGCAAACTCAGTAGGCGTATACTTGGCAGACAGGGATTGCAGGGCGGTAGGTGTCAGCACCTCCCGTACAGGCAGCAACGGGTAAGGCGAGACAAAACCAGCGGGCAAGTGAGCCGGGTCGTCGGCCAGGCCGATCAAAACCAGTGGTTTGTCGATTGCCCGGGTTGTATGATGACTGAAACTGTCTCCCAGCGCGAGCGCCTGGGGCAGTTGACGAATAGTACAGATGGTTAGTAGCACAGTGGGTGCAAAACTACATCATTCGAGTATATCGCCCAAAACAGCCAGGTAAGGAGCGTACCAGTTGGCCGATTCGTCGGCGTATCGTTGGTAGTTGCCGCGCTGCAAACTACCCAAAACAGGCCCCAGCCGTTTCAGGCGATTAGGCGGTAAACTACTGCGCATGATAAAATGGGCCAGCCGCCGGTGAAGCATCTGAAAACCAGGTACATCAGCCGGCAGTCGTTCGGCTAATAATTGATTTAGTTTGGTGAGTTGCCCTTGTTTTTGCTGAAGGGGAGCCAGCTTACGAGCCCGATGTCGGGTAAACCGATCCCGCAACAGAATAGCCTGCTGCGCTTCGACAGGGCGCACACCTACTTGCTGCTGAACGTGCGTTCGATACAATTGCAGGGGTTTGTTAATGTACGAAACGGCATTGCAGGCCGCAGCAACCAACGCAATCCAGCCGTCGTAGATGTAATCACCAGGTAAATCAGCCGGTATGGGTAATACATATTTAAGGAATGACCGCCTAATTACCGATGCACAGCCCATCATTCGATTTCCGTCGAGTAGTACTTCCATGGATTCACCCGAGTGCCAGCGGGCCTGGGCAATTGCGTTGAATCGAACCGCTTCCCACACTCGGCTCTGGTGGTTTTTCAGGTACTCATCGGTCACCCAGGCATCACAGAAAGCCACCTGCGTATCGGAGTGATGGGACATGTACTGGGTCATAGTCGCAATTTTTTCCGGTAACCAGAAATCGTCCTGATCGCAGATGTAGATCAGATCACCGGTGCACGCTCCCAGGGCTCGTTCGAAGTTTTTATTTGACCCTAGCCGTACCGGGTTTTCGAGAATACGTACGGCAAAAGGAGCCTTGGCAGCCAGTTCGGTAAGCAGGTCAATTGTACCGTCAGTCGATAAATCGTCGCAAATGACCACTTCGTCGGGCAACAACTCCTGCTCGAGTAAGCTTTGCCATTGGGCTGGCAAATATGCCGTACCATTGTAGGTACAAAGTGCAATGGAAATAGAGGGACGGAGAGATTGAGTCATGCCAACGATCAAATTTGATAGCCATACCTGGCGAAAATAGGACGCCAGAAATCGGTTCCATGAATGTCCCAGGCGTGACAACCAAACGGCAATTTACCATGATTATAGTGTTCAATTGCCCATTCTGGATAAAATTCAACGGAAAAATGGAGGGCCTTCCGATAAGGGGGTATACGCAGACGAGGCCAGTATCGATTTACTTCAATGCTCCAAAAAACATCTTCGTGGTATTGGTGCATGGCAATCTGGTTATACTCGGCAATCTTTCGCTCAAATCGCTTCAGCTGTTTCAGCATGTTCGGTACGCGCCGGAGTGTCAGACCGCCATTGCCAACACCATTCAGGTTAATAATTTCGCGGGGTGTTATACCGTCGGCTTTTTTTAGGTTGAGCCAGGTGGCTACCCGCTGCCGAAGGGTGAAATCGAGTTGATCGAACCAACCCGTAAAATCCCGGTCACGCAGCCAGGGAGCGCCAATGTAGTCATAGTTCTGCTGGCACCAGTAAGTCAGATCATCCTGAAAAACAAAGGCATCCAGTTGATGAATCAGCAGGTATTCCTGGTCGGAAAACGCTTTGTAAAATTCTTCGGAAAGCATCAGGCGATTGTAACCGTCAATGCTGTTAAAATAACCGTCATCGAAGGTACGGACCTGTAGGGAAGGGGCAATCTGAGAGTAGGCAGAAACGTCCAGCGAATGGGGAGCCGCCAGCAGAATCGGGTAGTTTCCCAGTACCCTTGCACATTGCGTCAGGGCAATTTGCTCATACGTAGTGAGTTGGGGTTTATATACGGGTAAAACTACATTTACGCGCGCAGAGGTCGGCTGCTTCATACAAGTTTGGACTGGCCCAGTTGCCTTTGTGTTGCCTCCTGCACCCAGGCAAAGGGTAAGTCGGCACACGGGTGGCCAAAATCATTCAAAATAGTGATGCCTTCCCCTCGTTTGTAACGGCCGGAATAAGGCAGGTAATCAACAAAGTCGAACAACTGGCCCAGCAAAATAATGGCTTCGATAGTCATCGCATTCGCCATATGAGCAGGACCACTATCGATGCCAATAAACAGGTCGGCCCCACGAATGACTTCAGCGGTTTCGAGCAAACTAAGCTTTCCGCAAAGGCTTATGCTACGCGGATTGTTCAGACTAATGGTTGTTGTCTGGCCTACTTCAAGAATCGGATAGGGGTAGGTATCCAGGAGCCATTCGACCAGTTTGTTCCAATTCGCAGCGGGCCAGTCCTTCAGCACGTGGCTCGACTGACAGTGAATGACAATGGCGTGATCGGGCAAATTCAGAGCCTTAACGCCTTGTCGTACAGAGTCTGGGATATACATTTTCGGTTCACCCGTCAAGCCAGGCAGACCAGCGGCTTGCGAAAACGTATACAACAGATCACCCCGATCCAGGTAGTTATCGAAGGTTAACCCAATCTTGTCGGCGGTTGAATTAACCGGGTCTTCCGGACAGTATTTGCATTTCCGGTGCGAAATATGCATGTTGTAGACCTTGTCGTAGATGCCCGACCGCAGGAGCTGCACCCGTTCTCCCGGACATTTCTCCAGCAAAAAACCGTCGAGGTTCGGATTGTATTTAACCAGGTCAACAAACGGCTCGCGGACGACCCAAATGATGTATCCGTTGGGGTGAAGCCGACGTACTTCTCTGGCCACCGGCTCACAGGCAATGATATCGCCCATTTGTTCCGACAGAATAATCGCCACCAGCG
It encodes:
- a CDS encoding WcaF family extracellular polysaccharide biosynthesis acetyltransferase, translating into MAKTFDQTDPSGLASHKSDQQNGKTDLSRFNISWYNPGPRWKIILWFITNSVFINTYLPLPISLKLAILRLFGAKIGNKVVVKPGVNIKYPWLLHVGNEVWIGEQVWIDNLSEVHIGDNVCLSQGAMLLTGNHDYSRSTFDLTTRPITLADGVWIGAKSVVCAGVRCESHAVLAVNSVATRSLEAYGIYQGNPAVWVRQRNIKA
- a CDS encoding glycosyltransferase family 2 protein, with product MTDVSVIILTHNEEKHITRCLQSLLPFTNKIFIVDSFSTDRTVEIARSLGATVVQNAWVNYATQFNYGIEHTPFETTWLMRMDADEYVMPELAGEINQRLTGLPANVGGVYVKRRVFFLNRWMRHGGFYPIWLLRLWRRGDGFCEQVWHDEHIKLTKGESIQFAHDIVDHNLNNLTWWTQKHNHYTILEMINLLNYRYQFDQAETVEANLFGTQDQRMRFLKEKYASLPLFTRPILYFIYRYFIRMGFLDGRPGFVWCSLQALWYRFLVDAKLLEVSIRVGTDKDAIINYFLTEYGKDLRPNRPERVGQS
- a CDS encoding sialate O-acetylesterase, producing MNRLYIGVILFLYYFPASGQLIFQQLPHELQLYPRDANNQAVVTISGRMNAPGYTKIGVQVFREDSLTNVISQTLVATDSAAAFTLAPVIKAEPAEYSFRVFIYKNLDSTLVANSRRVVCGDVYILDGQSNALALTDLDVLYSFNFNDKYLRNVTYPYMGSPTQMSWYPAKQPFGTVGGFGLTLQRLILENFGIPTCVMNGGQGGTSIEALTIRDPINHANPITFYGDLLNRAKWAGVATQTKAIIWKQGEEDAGSALPGYPAKFAKLYSQFREDYGNARIYVGQINILANPSDSAAALRDFQRRTKYLFMNVETVATVGTPGYDGVHYSGLAHQRLAFEQFRLIARDIYGSKDTAQINSPDIKKTFYNNRKDSITLVFDDQMQMVWKKDTTFYNFATGAQIAYRQQKDFFYLDGQSGLVTDGLAKNNRVILSLKQPSTAKKLRYLPAYFSDAASPFYDGPTLRNTRGMRAFSFDAVPIADAIAPVTTLAARPISEKQIQLNWTASAGSQTQFLERADDTPTTFKLIATLNGTANTFTDTNLPNMFGTYYYRLRALSTVSESTYSNMISARPLVLGVEPTEPAVQLYPNPIAADRTLYVQTDLVTITDVTVRNVLGQTVKYWHGSARKTLSIVLNDLEAGVYLAELQTVEGQLLRRKVVVR
- a CDS encoding methionyl-tRNA formyltransferase, with protein sequence MRLVILTQDDPFYLARNIDYLLKKLPPYAEVVATVVFDVSPFGKRESFSEKIKKTYDIFGLPFFLRYGFKFVTSKLDSRNNVRKVLSDRNIPLIHIEGNINKDENLDKLREYKPDLFVSIAGNQIFKRKLLDVATHGCINLHTALLPKYRGLMPSFWVLKNGETHTGVSVFFVDEGIDNGPILVQNKLAIGNMSQAELIDVTKKMGMDAILESIDKVHTGNYELIENDASQMTYFTFPTREDVKAFLAAGKRFY
- a CDS encoding polysaccharide deacetylase family protein, whose amino-acid sequence is MNILTFDIEEWFHILDNASTRTEAEWSQYETRIYQNMDRIFQLLDETNSRATFFCLGWVADKHPDIIRRIDAAGYEIATHSYAHQLAYEQTPAEFQADLERSIKHLQDLTGKKVRSYRAPGFSIKEFNRWVFPILLEQGIDIDCSVFSARRSHGGDASLNMFSPGYLNVEGTLLKEFPINTAAVLGQDLIFSGGGYFRLFPYRVIKGFMRRSDYVMTYFHPRDFDAEQPMIPGLSRARRFKSYYGLENCLPKLKKLLLEFPFVDLSEADKQVDWANVVRRDVKR